From Camelina sativa cultivar DH55 chromosome 5, Cs, whole genome shotgun sequence:
TAAACAAGCTtgtaatgaaaaacaaaaaccaaaaaacactaattttattcattagtaAAGTACACTACACTAATATTACCTGGTGCGGCGTAGTCGATGGTTCCTCTAACACCAGCTGAGCTTAGTTGGTTATAGAAAGACTCTTGATCGAACTTGAGGAGAAGACGAGCGAGACCAAAGTCGCTAACATGGGAAATCAAATCATCGTCTAGGAGGATATTGCTTGGCTTAATATCATAATGAGCGATAGGTTCATAACAATGAACGTGAAGATAGTCCAAAACAGAAGCCACGTCAATGGCAATGTTGAGCCTTTCAAGAAGTGTCAAAGTTCTTGAGGGCCTACGAATCTCTTCTACTTCCTCTGGGTGCAGCCACATATCAAGGCTTCCATTAGGCATGAACTCATAGATGAGAGCTCTGAACTCGTTCCCTTGAAAATCAATACTCGAACAAGCCGTCAATAGTTTCACAAGATTACAATGTCGTATGTCCTTCATGGATTCACATTCTGCCATAAAGCTCTTCATTGCTCCACGTCTCTGCATGTTTAGAACTTTCACAGCAACAACTTTGTTCTCTGCAGGGAGAAAGGCTTTAAACACCGTACCAAAACTTCCTGACCCAATCATATTGCTCGAAGAGAAGCCATCAGTCGCATTTAGGATCTCTCCATAACTTATATTGTCATGTAAAACCTCCACTGTGGAAGGAGTTGGATCATTATTTTCCcggttcttctttctttttctgaattGACATAGAGAAAATGAAGCTACTAAGAGCAGC
This genomic window contains:
- the LOC104786453 gene encoding probable LRR receptor-like serine/threonine-protein kinase At3g47570; the encoded protein is MELLSLQGNHFDGPIPDIRGLKGLKRVDFSNNNLFGSIPAYLANFSSLVYLNLSNNNLVGSVPTEGNFRNASIVSVFGNKNLCGGIKEFKLKPCINEAPSTGSKHSSSLPKKIVIGVVVCIALLLLLLVASFSLCQFRKRKKNRENNDPTPSTVEVLHDNISYGEILNATDGFSSSNMIGSGSFGTVFKAFLPAENKVVAVKVLNMQRRGAMKSFMAECESMKDIRHCNLVKLLTACSSIDFQGNEFRALIYEFMPNGSLDMWLHPEEVEEIRRPSRTLTLLERLNIAIDVASVLDYLHVHCYEPIAHYDIKPSNILLDDDLISHVSDFGLARLLLKFDQESFYNQLSSAGVRGTIDYAAPEYGMGGQPSIHGDVYVG